The nucleotide sequence GCCTTGGGGCTGCGTCGAGAACAGCTATCTGGCGTGTCCGCTACTCGACGATCTCTTGCTTGAGACTCTGGACGAACGCGGCCACCTCGCGCTGCTCGGCCTCGGGCACTTGCAGCTTCGCCAGGGCCGCGCCGGCATGACCTAGGAAGACGTTCCAGTCACCCTCGCTGATGCGCATGCCGCGGTGGCAGAGCAACATGTCCCTGCCGCGGTAGTACACCGGTCCGCCCGCGCTCGAGCAGAGGAAGTCGATCAGAAGCTGCTTCTCGCGCTTGACACCGTCTTCGCCGCGATGCGCCCAGAAGCGGCCGAGCTGCGGATCCGCCCGGA is from Deltaproteobacteria bacterium and encodes:
- a CDS encoding group 1 truncated hemoglobin, giving the protein MSDKKKTLYERLGGYNAIAAFADDLLPRLRADPQLGRFWAHRGEDGVKREKQLLIDFLCSSAGGPVYYRGRDMLLCHRGMRISEGDWNVFLGHAGAALAKLQVPEAEQREVAAFVQSLKQEIVE